The Paenibacillus sp. RUD330 genome has a segment encoding these proteins:
- a CDS encoding MarR family transcriptional regulator — MQTIVDSYAKLQDANMTAPQYSILQTLAHEGSKTSSELAAKLGVTPSAVTNLSGKLVDKGYIERVVSEEDRRQVNLRITESGHAAEQRLVARFMQLTEGLWTEFSSEELDLLIQSYEKMIAHLHKRIQET, encoded by the coding sequence ATGCAGACGATTGTCGACAGCTACGCCAAGCTGCAGGATGCCAACATGACGGCTCCTCAGTACTCTATCCTGCAGACGCTCGCTCATGAGGGCAGCAAAACCTCTTCCGAGCTTGCAGCCAAGCTAGGCGTGACTCCGTCGGCCGTGACGAATCTGAGCGGCAAGCTCGTCGACAAGGGCTACATCGAGCGCGTCGTCAGCGAAGAAGACCGGCGGCAGGTGAATCTCCGCATCACGGAATCCGGCCATGCGGCCGAGCAAAGGCTTGTAGCCCGGTTCATGCAGCTGACCGAGGGGCTTTGGACCGAGTTTTCATCCGAGGAATTGGATCTCCTGATCCAGTCGTATGAAAAAATGATCGCCCATCTCCACAAGCGAATCCAAGAAACCTAA
- the coaE gene encoding dephospho-CoA kinase (Dephospho-CoA kinase (CoaE) performs the final step in coenzyme A biosynthesis.) has product MRIGLTGGIASGKSTATRFLREAGAFVSDADEAARKVVLPGTPALDGIVEAFGRSLLLPDGILDRAALGRVVFGDPDKLRRLESILHPAIRAHMKDEMDRAEAESPGRLIVADIPLLYETGQDKAYDGVLVVHVPHELQVKRLMERNGMDQAEAERRIGLQMSLDEKKRRADWVIDNSGSLEDTRTQIGRWMTELVPS; this is encoded by the coding sequence TTGAGAATAGGTCTTACAGGCGGAATCGCCAGCGGCAAAAGCACCGCAACCCGCTTTCTGCGCGAGGCGGGAGCCTTCGTATCGGATGCCGACGAGGCGGCCCGGAAGGTTGTTCTGCCCGGAACGCCGGCATTGGACGGCATCGTGGAGGCTTTCGGCCGCAGCCTGCTGCTGCCGGACGGCATCCTCGATCGGGCCGCCTTGGGGCGGGTCGTATTCGGAGATCCGGACAAGCTGAGGCGGCTCGAGTCGATTCTGCACCCGGCGATACGCGCGCATATGAAGGATGAAATGGACCGTGCCGAGGCCGAATCGCCCGGAAGGCTCATTGTGGCGGATATCCCGCTCTTGTACGAAACAGGGCAGGACAAGGCTTACGACGGCGTCCTTGTCGTTCATGTGCCGCATGAGCTGCAGGTCAAGCGCCTCATGGAGCGAAACGGCATGGACCAGGCGGAAGCGGAGCGGCGAATCGGCCTGCAGATGAGTCTGGACGAGAAAAAGCGGCGGGCAGACTGGGTCATCGACAACAGCGGCAGCCTGGAGGATACCCGAACCCAGATCGGGCGCTGGATGACGGAGCTTGTGCCGTCATGA
- the mutM gene encoding DNA-formamidopyrimidine glycosylase, with protein sequence MPELPEVETVTRTLNILAGGKTIEKVAVSLPRIIQRPKEPEAFEAALEGHTILNVERRGKFIRFVMDGLVLVSHLRMEGKYGLHDAEDEVAKHTHVRFRFTDGTELRYKDVRQFGTMHLFKPGEEFTMPPLLKLGLEPLSEEFTCESLVERLARRTTRIKPLLLNQEYIVGLGNIYVDEALFQAGIHPELTADRLKPAQWKLLHAAIRETLQRAVDAGGSSIKSYVNGQGDPGKFQHELLVYGRKNEPCRNCGRPIEKSVVGGRGTHTCAACQPLPKARVRKSG encoded by the coding sequence ATGCCGGAATTGCCGGAGGTAGAGACGGTAACCCGAACGCTTAATATTCTCGCAGGGGGCAAGACGATCGAGAAGGTCGCCGTCAGCCTGCCGCGAATTATACAGCGCCCCAAGGAGCCCGAAGCTTTCGAGGCCGCCCTTGAGGGCCATACGATCCTGAACGTGGAACGCCGGGGCAAGTTCATCCGTTTCGTGATGGACGGGCTCGTGCTCGTCTCCCATCTGCGGATGGAGGGCAAGTACGGCCTGCATGACGCCGAGGACGAGGTGGCGAAGCATACGCATGTGCGCTTCCGCTTCACGGACGGAACCGAGCTGCGGTACAAGGACGTCCGTCAGTTCGGAACGATGCATCTGTTCAAGCCGGGCGAGGAATTCACGATGCCTCCGCTGCTGAAGCTTGGGCTGGAGCCGCTGAGCGAGGAGTTTACGTGCGAGTCGCTGGTGGAAAGGCTCGCCAGGCGGACGACGCGCATCAAGCCGCTGCTTCTGAATCAAGAATATATCGTGGGGCTCGGCAATATTTATGTGGATGAGGCGCTGTTCCAGGCCGGCATCCATCCCGAGCTGACGGCGGACCGCCTGAAGCCGGCCCAGTGGAAGCTGCTTCACGCGGCGATCCGCGAAACGCTGCAGAGGGCCGTCGATGCGGGAGGCTCCTCCATCAAGTCCTACGTCAACGGACAGGGAGACCCCGGCAAGTTCCAGCATGAGCTGCTTGTGTACGGCCGCAAGAACGAGCCTTGCCGCAACTGCGGCAGGCCGATCGAGAAGAGCGTCGTCGGCGGGCGCGGCACGCATACTTGCGCGGCTTGCCAGCCGCTCCCGAAGGCGCGCGTCCGCAAGAGCGGCTGA
- the nrdR gene encoding transcriptional regulator NrdR gives MKCPYCEHSGTKVLDSRPANGDKSIRRRRECERCSRRFTTFEMIEETPLIVIKKDGSREEFSRDKILRGLIRACEKRPVPAERLEEIVSEVEKEIRTTAQAEVESRDIGEILMQQLYPVDEVAYVRFASVYRQFKDIDMFMKELSSLLSKNPADA, from the coding sequence ATGAAATGCCCATATTGCGAGCATTCCGGAACGAAGGTGCTGGATTCCCGTCCCGCCAACGGGGACAAGTCCATCCGCAGAAGGCGCGAATGCGAGCGCTGCAGCCGCAGGTTCACGACCTTCGAGATGATCGAGGAGACCCCTCTGATCGTCATCAAGAAGGATGGAAGCCGGGAGGAGTTCAGCCGGGACAAGATTCTGCGCGGGCTTATCCGCGCCTGCGAGAAGCGTCCCGTTCCTGCCGAGAGGCTGGAGGAGATCGTCTCCGAGGTCGAGAAGGAGATCCGCACGACCGCGCAGGCGGAAGTCGAGAGCCGCGATATCGGCGAGATCCTCATGCAGCAGCTGTATCCGGTCGACGAGGTCGCTTATGTGCGCTTCGCATCGGTGTACCGGCAGTTCAAGGACATCGACATGTTCATGAAGGAGCTGTCCAGCCTGCTGTCCAAAAACCCGGCGGACGCTTGA
- a CDS encoding lytic transglycosylase domain-containing protein: MRWLAKKRVLLVVLAGFVLLLFLKSDWMGRMMYPISYVDEIQAGASDYEVDPYLIAAIIRVESNFRTGKVSKKGAAGVMQLMPDTAQWIIETAKLEALTAEGVTSDTKLSIRAGSWYIHSLHQQFKGNSVAAVAAYNAGPGKVSKWLQNGTWDGTLKNLSRIPYGETRHYVQRVDYYYNKYKDLYPDMASDSSGRLS, translated from the coding sequence ATGAGATGGCTGGCCAAGAAAAGGGTGCTGCTGGTCGTACTGGCGGGATTCGTCCTCCTGCTTTTCCTCAAGTCCGACTGGATGGGCCGGATGATGTATCCGATCTCTTACGTCGACGAGATCCAGGCCGGCGCTTCCGATTATGAAGTCGATCCGTATCTCATCGCGGCCATCATCCGCGTGGAATCGAATTTCCGTACCGGCAAGGTTTCGAAGAAGGGAGCCGCAGGGGTGATGCAGCTCATGCCCGACACGGCCCAGTGGATCATCGAGACGGCCAAGCTCGAGGCTTTGACCGCAGAGGGAGTGACCTCCGATACGAAGCTCAGCATCCGGGCAGGCTCCTGGTACATACACTCCCTTCATCAGCAGTTCAAGGGCAATTCGGTCGCGGCGGTCGCAGCCTACAACGCCGGACCCGGCAAAGTGTCCAAGTGGCTGCAGAACGGGACGTGGGACGGAACGCTCAAAAACCTGAGCCGCATTCCGTACGGAGAGACGCGCCACTATGTACAACGTGTCGATTATTATTATAATAAGTATAAGGACCTGTATCCCGACATGGCCAGCGATTCATCAGGCCGGCTCAGCTGA
- a CDS encoding ABC transporter substrate-binding protein — translation MVKRNWKMALPVAAMLVLPLSACASNPSNGGQSADPAPTSASSNTDASANAGGASTEPAKEPVKVVWWHSMSGELGKAADKLVSDFNASHPDVKVEGVFQGTYDESLNKLKASMDSKSGPSLIQVYEIGSRFMIDSGAVTPVQQFIDEENYDVSSLEPNIRSYYTFDGKQYSMPFNTSNPILYYNKDLFTKAGLDPSKPPATYQEVADAAKKLTGGGVTGASFAIYGWFVEQLLANQGKDLVNNGNGRDSAATESLVNQEAAVKTLTWWKGMVDDKSALNLGRKTDDTKKAFLAGQIGMTLDSTASLRGIVDGAAGKFEVGTAFLPKPDASSEGGVVVGGASLWVLNNKPAEEQKAAWEFIKYLAEPAVQAEWHINTGYFPITTKAYDEQIVKDNLAKYPQFQTAVDQLHASKAGTASQGAVMGVFPEARQTVEGAIEEAFTGKKDVKAALDDAAKQITEKIGIYNKTVAK, via the coding sequence ATGGTCAAACGCAATTGGAAAATGGCGCTGCCTGTAGCGGCTATGCTCGTGCTGCCTCTGTCTGCCTGCGCATCGAATCCGAGCAACGGCGGGCAAAGCGCCGATCCGGCACCAACCTCCGCGTCTTCCAATACGGACGCCTCCGCGAATGCGGGCGGAGCTTCCACGGAGCCTGCCAAGGAGCCGGTCAAGGTCGTCTGGTGGCATTCCATGAGCGGCGAGCTCGGCAAAGCCGCGGACAAGCTGGTCAGCGATTTCAACGCCTCGCATCCCGATGTGAAAGTGGAAGGCGTCTTCCAGGGCACCTATGACGAGAGCCTGAACAAGCTGAAGGCTTCAATGGATTCGAAGTCCGGTCCTTCCCTGATCCAGGTGTACGAGATCGGGTCGAGATTCATGATCGATTCCGGCGCCGTGACGCCGGTGCAGCAGTTCATCGACGAGGAAAACTACGACGTGTCCTCGCTGGAGCCGAATATCCGGAGCTATTACACGTTCGACGGCAAGCAGTACTCGATGCCATTCAATACGTCCAACCCGATTCTTTATTATAACAAGGATCTGTTCACGAAAGCCGGACTGGATCCGAGCAAGCCGCCTGCGACTTACCAGGAGGTAGCCGACGCGGCCAAGAAGCTGACCGGGGGCGGCGTGACGGGAGCTTCCTTCGCCATCTACGGCTGGTTCGTGGAGCAGCTGCTGGCGAATCAGGGCAAGGATCTCGTCAACAACGGCAACGGCCGCGACAGCGCCGCTACGGAATCGCTCGTGAACCAGGAAGCGGCCGTCAAGACGTTGACCTGGTGGAAGGGCATGGTCGACGACAAGTCCGCGCTGAATCTCGGACGCAAGACGGACGACACGAAAAAAGCGTTCCTGGCCGGCCAGATCGGCATGACGCTGGATTCGACGGCCTCGCTGCGCGGCATCGTCGACGGAGCCGCAGGCAAATTCGAAGTCGGTACGGCCTTCCTGCCCAAGCCGGACGCATCCTCCGAAGGCGGCGTCGTCGTCGGCGGCGCGAGCCTGTGGGTTCTGAACAACAAGCCGGCCGAGGAGCAGAAGGCCGCCTGGGAGTTCATCAAGTATTTGGCCGAGCCGGCCGTACAAGCAGAGTGGCACATCAACACCGGCTACTTCCCGATCACGACGAAAGCGTACGACGAGCAGATCGTCAAGGACAATCTGGCGAAGTATCCGCAGTTCCAGACGGCTGTAGACCAGCTGCACGCGTCCAAGGCGGGCACGGCCAGCCAAGGCGCCGTCATGGGCGTCTTCCCGGAAGCGCGCCAGACAGTGGAAGGCGCGATCGAGGAAGCGTTCACCGGCAAGAAGGACGTCAAGGCCGCGCTTGACGATGCCGCCAAGCAGATCACCGAGAAGATCGGCATCTACAACAAGACGGTAGCGAAATAA
- the polA gene encoding DNA polymerase I, with protein MDKWILIDGNSIANRAFYAMPPLTNAAGLHTNAVYGFTTMLLKVLEEEKPTHVLVAFDAGKVTFRTESFAEYKGTRQKTPSELSEQFPLIKEVVAAFGIKQFELSGYEADDIIGTMTRLADEKGVKTIVVSGDKDMLQLASEQVTIAVTRKGVSETELYDPAAVKERYGLVPSQIIDLKGLMGDSSDNIPGIPGVGEKTALKLLHEYGTVEAVLEHSGELKGKLKERVEENREAALMSKQLATIFREVPLEEGTADFPYSGFEPSVLADVFGRLEFRSLMERLDLSAGAGGETADAAPSRELTVVPVEIGDSAARSALEAALDGSGGFFLESHGDNPHHADILGAAYAVEDRVFVMDADWLRSEDADGFKGWLADPSRPKTGCDLHRAELVLNRIGVHLQGAGFDIVLAAYLLDPTDTDQSVTGIAARSGLPSVPSDESVYGKGAKFKVPDKETLYAHLAAKAEAVRGLAPLQRGKLEQSGMNRLYFELEQPLSGVLADMEKLGICADAGAIRELGQELEKGISADVAEIYRLAGTEFNINSPKQLGEILFDRLGLPVMKKTKTGYSTDADVLEKLEPYHEIIPLILHFRQLHKLQSTYVEGLLKEIREDSGKIHTYYRQTIAATGRLSSQFPNLQNIPIRLEEGRKIRKAFVPSEPGWSILAADYSQIELRVLAHISGDEGLTEAFTHDMDIHTKTAMDVFGVEESEVDSNMRRSAKAVNFGIVYGISDFGLSQNLNITRKEASRFIEQYFEAFKGVRKYMDDIVLEARKDGYVKTLLERRRYLPEIKASNFNLRSFAERTAMNTPIQGTAADIIKLAMVKMQERLRTDGMKSRMLLQVHDELVFEVPPEELEIMKKLVPEVMESALELNVPLKAEVSFGANWYEAK; from the coding sequence ATGGACAAGTGGATATTGATCGACGGCAACAGCATTGCCAACCGGGCTTTCTACGCCATGCCGCCGCTGACGAACGCGGCGGGATTACATACGAACGCTGTATACGGCTTCACGACGATGCTGCTCAAGGTTCTCGAAGAAGAGAAGCCGACGCATGTGCTCGTCGCCTTCGACGCCGGCAAGGTGACGTTCCGCACCGAGAGCTTCGCGGAATACAAGGGAACGCGCCAGAAGACGCCTTCCGAGCTGTCGGAGCAGTTCCCGCTGATCAAGGAGGTCGTGGCCGCGTTCGGCATCAAGCAGTTCGAGCTGAGCGGCTACGAGGCGGATGACATCATCGGGACGATGACCCGGCTGGCGGACGAAAAGGGAGTCAAGACGATCGTCGTGTCCGGAGACAAGGACATGCTGCAGCTGGCCTCGGAGCAGGTGACGATCGCCGTGACGCGCAAGGGCGTAAGCGAGACGGAGCTTTACGATCCCGCCGCAGTCAAGGAACGCTACGGCCTCGTGCCGAGCCAGATCATCGATCTCAAGGGCTTGATGGGCGATTCGTCCGACAACATCCCGGGCATTCCCGGTGTCGGGGAGAAGACCGCGCTCAAGCTTCTGCATGAATATGGCACGGTCGAAGCCGTGCTGGAGCATTCCGGCGAGCTGAAGGGCAAGCTCAAGGAGCGCGTGGAAGAGAACCGGGAAGCCGCGCTCATGAGCAAGCAGCTGGCGACGATCTTCCGCGAGGTTCCTCTCGAGGAAGGAACGGCGGACTTTCCATATAGCGGCTTCGAGCCTTCCGTGCTGGCGGATGTGTTCGGCCGGCTTGAATTCCGCTCCCTGATGGAGAGGCTGGACCTGTCGGCAGGAGCCGGAGGGGAAACGGCGGATGCGGCTCCGAGCCGGGAGCTGACTGTCGTCCCGGTCGAGATCGGGGATTCCGCCGCGCGATCGGCGCTGGAAGCCGCGCTGGACGGATCCGGAGGCTTTTTCCTGGAATCGCATGGGGACAACCCCCATCATGCCGATATTCTCGGAGCGGCATATGCGGTGGAGGATAGGGTGTTCGTCATGGATGCGGACTGGCTCCGCAGCGAGGACGCGGACGGCTTCAAAGGCTGGCTGGCCGATCCGTCCCGGCCCAAGACCGGCTGCGATCTGCACCGTGCGGAGCTCGTCCTGAACCGGATCGGCGTCCATCTGCAGGGAGCCGGCTTCGACATCGTGCTGGCCGCCTACTTGCTCGATCCGACGGATACCGACCAGAGCGTCACCGGCATCGCCGCCCGCAGCGGCCTTCCATCCGTCCCTTCGGACGAGTCGGTCTACGGCAAAGGGGCCAAGTTCAAGGTGCCGGACAAGGAAACGCTGTACGCCCACCTGGCAGCCAAGGCCGAAGCCGTGCGCGGGCTTGCGCCGCTGCAGCGCGGGAAGCTGGAGCAGAGCGGCATGAACCGTCTCTACTTCGAGCTGGAGCAGCCGCTGTCCGGCGTGCTGGCGGACATGGAGAAGCTCGGCATCTGCGCGGATGCCGGCGCGATCCGCGAGCTCGGCCAGGAGCTCGAGAAGGGCATCAGCGCCGACGTGGCCGAGATCTACCGCCTGGCGGGGACGGAATTCAACATCAACTCTCCAAAGCAGCTTGGCGAGATTCTGTTCGACCGCCTGGGACTGCCCGTCATGAAGAAGACCAAGACCGGTTATTCCACGGACGCCGACGTGCTGGAGAAGCTGGAGCCCTATCATGAAATCATTCCGCTCATCCTGCACTTCCGCCAGCTGCATAAGCTGCAGTCCACCTATGTGGAGGGCTTGCTCAAGGAGATCCGCGAGGACAGCGGCAAGATCCACACGTACTACCGGCAGACGATCGCGGCTACGGGCAGGCTCAGCAGCCAGTTCCCGAACCTGCAGAACATCCCGATCCGCCTGGAGGAAGGACGCAAGATCCGCAAGGCGTTCGTGCCATCCGAGCCGGGCTGGAGCATCCTGGCTGCCGACTACTCGCAGATCGAGCTTCGCGTGCTGGCCCATATATCGGGCGACGAGGGATTGACCGAAGCTTTCACGCATGACATGGACATCCATACGAAGACGGCCATGGACGTGTTCGGCGTGGAGGAGTCGGAGGTGGACTCCAACATGCGCCGTTCGGCGAAGGCGGTCAACTTCGGCATCGTATACGGCATCAGCGACTTCGGCTTGTCCCAGAACCTGAACATCACCCGCAAGGAGGCGTCGCGCTTCATCGAGCAGTATTTCGAGGCGTTCAAGGGCGTGCGCAAGTACATGGACGACATCGTCCTGGAAGCGCGCAAGGACGGTTATGTGAAGACGCTGCTGGAGCGCCGCCGCTATTTGCCGGAGATCAAGGCGTCGAACTTCAACCTGCGCTCGTTCGCCGAGCGGACCGCGATGAACACGCCGATCCAGGGAACGGCGGCCGACATCATCAAGCTGGCGATGGTGAAAATGCAGGAGCGCCTGCGGACCGACGGCATGAAGAGCCGCATGCTCCTGCAGGTGCACGATGAACTGGTGTTCGAAGTGCCGCCGGAGGAGCTGGAGATCATGAAAAAGCTCGTGCCGGAAGTGATGGAGAGCGCCTTGGAGCTGAATGTGCCGCTGAAGGCCGAAGTCAGTTTCGGAGCCAACTGGTACGAGGCGAAGTAG
- a CDS encoding PLDc N-terminal domain-containing protein, producing MVSGVGLFGIGFLFIGFLFFALHAALCAWAYRDARRRRHSSEYALIVLLALLVAPMLGLIVYLLIRGDGSCGDRRYG from the coding sequence ATGGTTTCGGGAGTCGGACTTTTCGGAATCGGATTTCTATTCATCGGATTCCTGTTTTTCGCCCTCCACGCCGCCCTCTGCGCATGGGCCTACCGCGATGCGAGAAGGCGGAGGCACAGCAGCGAATACGCGCTGATCGTCCTGCTCGCCCTGCTTGTGGCGCCGATGCTCGGACTCATCGTCTATCTGCTGATCCGCGGCGACGGCTCCTGCGGTGACCGGCGGTACGGATAA
- a CDS encoding MntP/YtaF family protein → MFAHILPLLLLSFAVSVDGFGVGVTYGLRRIRIPMLSVLIITGCSGIVILLAMKVGAWLSGFVSPEGAKLIGAAILMLIGSYTLAQQLRRVKEEEVKPDAGSARDNPDPAAMPEGGPNGAPLPPAAVLTLEIKKLGLVIQILKTPQAADMDSSGSISAGEALLLGSALSLDAFGAGLGAAMVGLVPWVTACCIMLASGLFLVGGLRFGFRFSGVNRMKALSFLPGVLLLLIGFGKLW, encoded by the coding sequence GTGTTCGCCCACATACTGCCGCTGTTGCTCTTGTCATTTGCCGTCAGCGTGGATGGATTCGGCGTAGGAGTCACGTACGGGCTGAGGCGTATCCGCATCCCGATGCTGTCTGTACTGATCATTACGGGCTGCTCGGGCATCGTCATCCTGCTCGCCATGAAGGTAGGGGCTTGGCTCTCCGGATTCGTATCCCCCGAAGGTGCGAAGCTGATCGGGGCCGCCATCCTGATGCTGATCGGATCTTATACCCTTGCGCAGCAGCTTCGCCGCGTCAAGGAGGAAGAGGTCAAGCCGGATGCGGGCTCAGCCCGCGACAATCCGGATCCGGCAGCGATGCCGGAGGGCGGCCCGAACGGGGCTCCCTTGCCGCCGGCTGCGGTGCTTACGCTTGAAATCAAAAAGCTCGGCCTCGTCATTCAGATCCTGAAGACGCCTCAAGCCGCCGATATGGACAGCTCGGGAAGCATAAGCGCGGGCGAAGCTCTTCTGCTCGGGTCCGCGCTGTCGCTGGACGCCTTCGGCGCAGGCCTCGGCGCCGCCATGGTCGGCCTCGTGCCTTGGGTGACGGCATGCTGCATCATGCTGGCGAGCGGACTGTTCCTGGTCGGAGGACTGCGCTTCGGCTTCCGGTTCTCCGGTGTCAACCGGATGAAGGCGCTGAGCTTCCTGCCCGGCGTCCTGCTGCTTCTGATCGGATTCGGCAAACTATGGTAA
- a CDS encoding alpha/beta-type small acid-soluble spore protein, whose translation MANNNSGSNQLVVPNASAALDQMKFEVAQELGIAIPQDGYYGNFTTYDAGSLGGYITKRLVTIGEQSLAGQYK comes from the coding sequence ATGGCTAACAACAACAGCGGCAGCAACCAACTGGTCGTGCCAAACGCAAGCGCGGCGCTGGATCAAATGAAATTCGAAGTTGCTCAAGAACTGGGTATCGCCATCCCGCAGGACGGCTACTACGGCAACTTCACGACGTATGACGCAGGTTCCCTTGGCGGTTACATCACGAAACGCCTGGTAACGATCGGCGAGCAATCCCTGGCAGGTCAATACAAATAA
- a CDS encoding carbohydrate ABC transporter permease gives MRGYGHPRHPVRLFSLYGSLILLALFVLGPLLYLLAQSFMTPAEASEYPPKLLPSGLYTGGLKNAIETVPIFGFIVNSFVLAIAIMVLQVLTAALAAYAFVYIRFSGSRFWFALFISTMMIPWEVTIIPNYLTVKSWGWLDSFQGLIVPFAASAFGVFLLRQFFLQLPRELFEAARIDGCGHFRHFVSVVLPLSGPAAASLAVYVFLNGWNQYLWPLLITSSDAMRTVQIGIAMLQFEELTSWNLVLCGVALVLVPSLVLLGLGLKPLVRGITAGAVKG, from the coding sequence GTGAGGGGATACGGCCACCCGCGCCATCCGGTCCGGTTATTCAGCCTTTACGGCTCGCTCATCCTGCTGGCGCTGTTCGTGCTCGGACCGCTGCTGTACCTGCTCGCCCAGAGCTTCATGACCCCGGCCGAAGCCAGCGAGTATCCGCCCAAGCTGCTTCCATCCGGCTTGTACACCGGAGGACTCAAGAACGCGATTGAAACGGTGCCGATCTTCGGCTTCATCGTCAACAGCTTTGTTCTGGCGATCGCGATCATGGTTCTCCAGGTGCTGACGGCGGCACTGGCCGCTTATGCATTCGTCTACATCCGCTTCTCGGGAAGCCGATTCTGGTTCGCGCTGTTCATCAGCACGATGATGATTCCATGGGAAGTAACGATCATCCCGAATTATTTGACGGTCAAAAGCTGGGGATGGCTCGATTCGTTCCAGGGACTCATCGTGCCCTTCGCGGCTTCGGCATTCGGCGTGTTCCTGCTCCGCCAGTTTTTCCTGCAGCTGCCGCGTGAGCTGTTCGAGGCGGCGCGCATCGACGGCTGCGGGCATTTCCGCCACTTCGTCTCCGTCGTGCTGCCGCTGTCCGGTCCCGCTGCCGCATCGCTGGCCGTCTATGTGTTCCTGAACGGCTGGAACCAGTATCTGTGGCCGCTGCTCATCACGAGCAGCGACGCCATGCGGACGGTCCAGATCGGGATCGCGATGCTTCAGTTCGAGGAGCTGACGAGCTGGAATCTGGTGCTCTGCGGAGTGGCGCTCGTCCTCGTGCCGTCCCTCGTGCTGCTGGGACTTGGCCTCAAGCCGCTCGTGCGGGGAATTACAGCGGGAGCGGTCAAAGGCTGA
- a CDS encoding glucose 1-dehydrogenase, which translates to MDRLKGKVAIITGAAGGMGKADALLFAKEGAKVVITDLQEEKIQEVAKEIEALGGEALGLKHNVASEEDWVSVVDAAIAKFGQINVLVNNAGISDAVPFMDQTVDRWERTMKVNVTSIFLGQKYVIPHMIEAGGGSIVNISSIAGLTGGSGAGPYTASKGAVRMLTKATAVDYAKHNIRANSIHPGYIETPMTVDLMKDEQMVQWFLMQTPLPRLGKPEDIAQGVLFLASDESSYITGVELPIDGGYYAK; encoded by the coding sequence ATGGACAGACTCAAAGGCAAAGTAGCGATCATTACAGGCGCGGCAGGCGGCATGGGCAAAGCGGACGCCCTTCTGTTCGCCAAGGAAGGCGCGAAGGTCGTCATCACCGATCTCCAGGAAGAAAAAATCCAGGAAGTTGCAAAGGAAATCGAAGCCCTCGGCGGAGAAGCGCTTGGCCTCAAGCATAATGTTGCCTCCGAAGAGGACTGGGTATCCGTCGTCGACGCCGCGATCGCCAAGTTCGGCCAGATCAATGTCCTCGTCAACAATGCCGGCATCTCCGACGCCGTTCCATTCATGGATCAGACCGTTGATCGCTGGGAGCGCACGATGAAGGTCAACGTCACGAGCATCTTCCTTGGCCAGAAATACGTGATTCCTCATATGATCGAAGCCGGAGGCGGCTCCATCGTGAACATCTCCTCCATCGCCGGCCTTACGGGCGGCAGCGGCGCAGGTCCCTACACCGCGAGCAAAGGCGCCGTACGCATGCTCACGAAGGCGACAGCGGTCGATTACGCCAAGCACAACATCCGCGCGAACTCCATCCACCCGGGCTACATCGAAACGCCGATGACCGTCGATCTGATGAAGGACGAGCAGATGGTGCAATGGTTCCTGATGCAGACTCCGCTGCCCCGTCTCGGCAAGCCGGAAGACATCGCGCAAGGCGTCCTGTTCCTTGCTTCCGACGAATCCTCGTACATCACCGGCGTCGAGCTGCCGATCGACGGCGGCTACTACGCAAAATAA